Proteins from a genomic interval of Bacillota bacterium:
- the pheS gene encoding phenylalanine--tRNA ligase subunit alpha, whose product MAPDDNLATPSISEEALAALRHEAVARIEQAANAESLEALRIELLGRRGQLTALLRQLGRIPDESDRRRFGQALNELRGEIERRMTDRLEALRQGALETQLRAERVDVTLPGRAPQPGQIHPLYQALDDILRIFVGMGFEVVEGPEVELDYYNFQALNIPKDHPARDMQDTFYVTEEVLLRTHTSPMQIRTMLSRRPPVRVVVPGKVYRKDADITHSPVFHQVEGLLVDEGIRMSDLKGVLTEFARGMYGPERPVRFMPSYFPFTEPSAEMYVQCGICGGAGCRSCKGSGWLEILGCGMVHPQVLRNVGYDPERYTGFAFGMGVERIAMLRYGIDDIRLLYENDLRFLRQF is encoded by the coding sequence ATGGCCCCGGACGACAACCTTGCAACCCCGTCCATCAGCGAGGAGGCGCTGGCTGCCCTGCGCCACGAAGCGGTTGCTCGCATCGAGCAGGCGGCGAACGCCGAGAGCCTGGAGGCCCTCCGGATCGAGCTGCTGGGCCGGCGCGGGCAGTTGACGGCTCTTTTGCGCCAGCTCGGGCGCATCCCGGACGAGTCGGACCGGCGCCGCTTCGGCCAGGCGCTGAACGAGTTGCGTGGCGAAATCGAGCGCCGCATGACCGACCGCCTGGAGGCGCTGCGCCAGGGCGCCCTCGAAACCCAACTGCGCGCCGAACGGGTGGACGTCACCCTGCCCGGGCGGGCGCCCCAACCGGGCCAGATCCACCCGCTCTACCAGGCGCTGGACGACATCCTGCGGATCTTCGTGGGCATGGGCTTCGAGGTCGTGGAGGGGCCGGAAGTCGAGCTTGACTACTACAACTTCCAGGCGCTCAACATCCCGAAGGACCACCCGGCCCGGGACATGCAGGACACGTTTTACGTCACCGAGGAGGTGCTGCTTCGCACCCACACCTCGCCCATGCAAATCCGTACCATGCTGAGCCGCCGTCCGCCGGTGCGGGTGGTGGTGCCCGGGAAGGTCTACCGGAAGGACGCTGACATCACCCATTCCCCGGTCTTCCACCAGGTCGAGGGGCTGCTGGTGGACGAGGGAATCCGCATGTCCGATCTGAAGGGCGTGCTGACCGAGTTCGCACGGGGGATGTACGGGCCCGAACGGCCGGTGCGGTTTATGCCCAGCTACTTCCCGTTCACCGAACCCAGCGCCGAGATGTACGTCCAGTGCGGGATCTGCGGCGGGGCGGGGTGCCGGAGCTGCAAGGGGTCGGGATGGCTCGAGATCCTGGGCTGCGGGATGGTTCACCCGCAGGTGCTGCGCAACGTGGGGTATGACCCGGAGCGCTACACCGGCTTTGCGTTCGGCATGGGAGTCGAACGCATCGCCATGCTCCGGTACGGGATCGACGACATCCGGCTCCTGTACGAAAATGACCTCCGCTTCCTGCGGCAGTTCTGA